The Caulifigura coniformis genome includes a region encoding these proteins:
- a CDS encoding SgcJ/EcaC family oxidoreductase, whose product MTSRQVAHCSLVVGVLLAAHPRPTTAQDTRDDKDKASMGAVTRAYEEAFNKRDAAAVGKLWTEAGVHVDRATGVKTRGRDAIVRDLETAFKEIPEAKLSVEAGEVRMVTPTVAQAEGTVTTLIPGEEPAVIEFSALLVKQGDAWLLDSVEESPVPQPETANDALQQLAWMVGDWADQTEGIATTSSFAWSRGGNFLVRRFSTQFGEEEEMSGTQIIGWDPRSHEIRSWTFNADGSFGEAIWSKNGGDWLVKSTQTLADAGVASGTYVITPVDDNSMKIGLVGHEVNGEPVPRVAAVTVVRTAAPSAEAATSEEGK is encoded by the coding sequence ATGACCTCGCGACAAGTGGCGCACTGCTCTCTAGTGGTCGGAGTTCTCCTGGCCGCCCATCCGCGTCCGACGACCGCGCAGGACACGCGTGACGACAAGGACAAGGCCAGCATGGGAGCCGTGACCAGGGCCTACGAAGAGGCCTTCAACAAGCGCGATGCCGCGGCCGTCGGCAAACTCTGGACGGAAGCGGGGGTCCACGTCGACCGCGCCACGGGGGTCAAGACCCGCGGCCGTGACGCGATCGTTCGGGATCTCGAAACGGCATTCAAGGAGATTCCCGAAGCGAAGCTGTCCGTCGAGGCCGGCGAAGTTCGGATGGTGACGCCCACGGTCGCGCAGGCCGAGGGAACAGTCACAACGCTTATCCCCGGTGAGGAACCGGCCGTCATCGAATTCTCCGCGCTCCTGGTGAAACAGGGAGATGCATGGTTGCTCGATAGCGTCGAGGAGTCGCCGGTTCCCCAGCCGGAAACCGCGAACGATGCCCTTCAGCAACTCGCGTGGATGGTGGGCGACTGGGCCGACCAGACGGAAGGAATCGCGACCACCTCGTCATTCGCGTGGTCGCGCGGCGGGAATTTTCTTGTCCGCCGCTTCTCGACCCAGTTCGGGGAGGAAGAAGAGATGTCGGGAACCCAGATCATCGGCTGGGATCCGCGTTCCCACGAAATCCGGTCGTGGACGTTCAATGCCGATGGCTCGTTCGGCGAAGCCATCTGGTCGAAGAATGGCGGCGACTGGCTCGTCAAATCGACGCAGACCCTCGCGGACGCCGGCGTCGCCTCCGGAACCTATGTCATCACGCCGGTCGACGACAACTCGATGAAGATCGGACTCGTCGGCCATGAAGTCAATGGCGAGCCTGTCCCCCGCGTTGCTGCTGTCACTGTCGTTCGCACCGCAGCACCGTCCGCTGAGGCCGCGACCAGCGAGGAGGGGAAGTGA